Sequence from the Streptomyces sp. NBC_00440 genome:
TCATCGAGCCCCGCAAGGGGGTGGTGGTGATCACCGGGACGAACCTGATCCGTACGCCCGAAGGGATCACCATGGGCACCGGCCTGGCCCGGGTCAAGGCCGCCTACCCGCGGCTGACGAAGGTCGGCGACTTCATCTTCGAGACCCCCGTCCCCGGCGGCACGCCCGGTGAGCGCTACCGCTTCGCCGTGGACGAGCAGAACCTGGTGGCCGACTTCGCCCTGGAGGCCACGGACCGGGGCACCTGCGACAGTTGACGGGCCGCCGTGATGCCGGGCGCCCGGTACGACATGGACGTCCGGCAGGACTTCACCGACACGGACCGCGGCGGCCCGTGTCGGTGAGGATTCAGCCCTTGCGGGTGGTGATGTCTTCGGTGAGTTGCGGGACGACCTGGAAGAGGTCGCCGACGATGCCGTAGTCGACGAGGTCGAAGATCGGGGCTTCGGCGTCCTTGTTGACGGCGACGATGGTCTTCGAGGTCTGCATACCGGCCCGGTGCTGGATCGCGCCGGAGATACCGTTGGCGATGTAGAGCTGCGGGGATACCGACTTGCCGGTCTGGCCGACCTGGTTGGAGTGCGGGTACCAGCCCGCGTCCACCGCCGCGCGCGAAGCACCGACAGCGGCACCGAGCGAGTCGGCGAGCGCCTCGATGATGTGGAAGTTCTCCGCACCGTTGACCCCACGCCCGCCCGAGACCACGATCGCGGCCTCGGTCAGCTCCGGACGCCCGGTCGACTCCCGCGCAGTACGCGAGACGACCTTCGTACCGGTGGCCTTCTCACCGAAGGACACGCTCAGCGCCTCCACCGAGCCCGCGGCCGGGGCCGCCTCGACCGGCGCCGAGTTCGGCTTGACCGTGATCACCGGAGTGCCCTTGGAGACACGGGACTTGGTCGTGAACGACGCGGCGAACGCCGACTGCGTGGCGACCGGGCCACCGTCACCGGCCTCCAGATCGGTGGCATCAGTGATGATCCCGGAGCCGATACGCACCGCGAGACGCGCAGCGATCTCCTTGCCCTCGGCCGAGGACGGAACCAGCACCGCGACCGGCGACACCGCCTCACACGCGGCCTGCAGGGCGTCCACCTTCGGCACGACCAGATAGTCGGCGAACTCGGGAGCCTCAGCGGTCAGGACCTTCACCGCACCGTGCTCGGCAAGCACGGTAGCCGTGTCGGGGGCGCCCGCGCCCAGCGCGACAGCGACCGGATCACCGATCCGGCGCGCCAGCGTCAGAAGCTCCAGAGTGGGCTTGCGGACAACACCGTCGAGGTGATCGACATAGACGAGAACTTCAGCCATGGGATTGCTCTCCTGCGCATACGAAGAATCAGGGGCGGATGAGTCAGAGGGCGGATGAGGGGGACGGGAGGGCCTCAGATGAACTTCTGGCCCGCGAGGTACTCAGCCAGCTGCTTGCCGCCCTCGCCCTCGTCCTTGACGATCGTGCCCGCGGTACGCGCCGGACGCTGCGCCGCCGAATCGACCCGGGTCCACGCACCCTCCAGACCGACCACACCGGCCTCCAGGTCCAGATCCTCCAGATCCAGGGACTGAACCGGCTTCTTCTTCGCCGCCATGATCCCCTTGAACGACGGGTAGCGGGCCTCACCCGACTGGTCCGTCACCGACACCACAGCCGGCAGCGACGCCTCCAGCTGCTCACTGGCCGTGTCACCGTCACGACGGCCCCTGACCGTGGTGCCATCGACCGACACCTCCGACAGCAGCGTCACCTGCGGAACCCCGAGCCGCTCGGCCAGCAGCGCCGGAAGCACACCCATCGTGCCGTCCGTCGACGCCATCCCACAGACCACCAGGTCATACCCGGTCTTCTCGATCGCCTTCGCCAGCACCAGCGACGTACCCATCACATCCGTACCGTGCAGATCGTCGTCCTCGACATGAACAGCCTTGTCCGCACCCATCGACAACGCCTTGCGCAACGCGTCCTTCGCATCCTCAGGACCCACCGTCAGAACAGTGATCTCCGCGTCGTCGGCCTCGCCCGCGATCTGGAGCGCCTGCTCCACCGCGTACTCGTCGAGCTCCGACAGCAGCCCGTCGAC
This genomic interval carries:
- a CDS encoding electron transfer flavoprotein subunit alpha/FixB family protein encodes the protein MAEVLVYVDHLDGVVRKPTLELLTLARRIGDPVAVALGAGAPDTATVLAEHGAVKVLTAEAPEFADYLVVPKVDALQAACEAVSPVAVLVPSSAEGKEIAARLAVRIGSGIITDATDLEAGDGGPVATQSAFAASFTTKSRVSKGTPVITVKPNSAPVEAAPAAGSVEALSVSFGEKATGTKVVSRTARESTGRPELTEAAIVVSGGRGVNGAENFHIIEALADSLGAAVGASRAAVDAGWYPHSNQVGQTGKSVSPQLYIANGISGAIQHRAGMQTSKTIVAVNKDAEAPIFDLVDYGIVGDLFQVVPQLTEDITTRKG
- a CDS encoding electron transfer flavoprotein subunit beta/FixA family protein, whose amino-acid sequence is MSLRIVVCVKYVPDATGDRHFADDLTLDREDVDGLLSELDEYAVEQALQIAGEADDAEITVLTVGPEDAKDALRKALSMGADKAVHVEDDDLHGTDVMGTSLVLAKAIEKTGYDLVVCGMASTDGTMGVLPALLAERLGVPQVTLLSEVSVDGTTVRGRRDGDTASEQLEASLPAVVSVTDQSGEARYPSFKGIMAAKKKPVQSLDLEDLDLEAGVVGLEGAWTRVDSAAQRPARTAGTIVKDEGEGGKQLAEYLAGQKFI